From Aristaeella lactis, the proteins below share one genomic window:
- a CDS encoding transporter substrate-binding domain-containing protein produces the protein MKKCIMVLLSLVFLFTCTVVSAEETGVEDGVLTVAMECAYAPYNWAQPDDSNGAVPIKGTSLYANGYDVMTAKAICEANGWQLEVMQLDWDSLIPAVQSGICDAVIAGQSMTSERMESVDFAGPYLYATIVCLTTKDSQFANAKGINDLAGGTCTSQSGTIWYDVCLPQIPDAKIGMPAESAPAMLMAVASGTVDFVCTDMPTAQGALIAYPDLVLLDFAGSGNDFEVSEEEINIGVSVRKGNTALKDAIDAYLKDKTADDFNALMEEAIKIQPLSE, from the coding sequence ATGAAAAAGTGTATCATGGTCCTGTTGTCCCTGGTGTTTTTGTTCACCTGTACCGTCGTCAGCGCTGAAGAAACCGGCGTGGAAGACGGCGTGCTGACAGTCGCTATGGAATGCGCCTACGCACCTTATAACTGGGCCCAGCCGGATGATTCAAACGGCGCTGTGCCGATCAAGGGAACCAGCCTGTACGCCAACGGCTATGACGTTATGACCGCCAAGGCTATCTGTGAAGCCAACGGCTGGCAGCTTGAAGTGATGCAGCTGGACTGGGATTCCCTGATCCCCGCTGTGCAGTCCGGTATCTGTGACGCCGTCATTGCCGGCCAGAGCATGACCTCTGAACGAATGGAATCCGTCGATTTCGCCGGACCGTATCTCTATGCCACTATCGTATGTCTTACCACGAAGGACAGCCAGTTTGCCAATGCCAAGGGCATCAATGACCTGGCCGGCGGCACCTGCACCAGCCAGAGCGGAACAATCTGGTATGACGTATGCCTGCCCCAAATTCCGGACGCGAAGATCGGAATGCCTGCCGAATCCGCTCCTGCCATGCTGATGGCTGTTGCCTCCGGCACTGTGGATTTCGTCTGCACAGACATGCCCACAGCCCAGGGTGCCCTGATCGCTTATCCGGACCTGGTCCTGCTGGATTTCGCCGGAAGCGGCAATGATTTCGAAGTTTCCGAAGAAGAGATCAACATCGGCGTGTCTGTCCGCAAAGGCAACACCGCACTGAAGGACGCCATTGACGCTTACCTGAAGGACAAGACCGCTGATGATTTCAATGCCCTGATGGAAGAAGCCATTAAAATCCAGCCCCTGAGCGAATAA
- a CDS encoding lysylphosphatidylglycerol synthase transmembrane domain-containing protein has protein sequence MSSGLKKLLSFLFIALSITAVFFIAFSNQDLTNAFDAIKQMNIVWLLCIFACWLVYTVCDGMNYWFYLRGQGFKISIGRAVNVALIGFYYCNITPSSAGGQPMQVNSMRKAGIPVGYGTMAVTIRFITNQTMTSVIALVLYFLNRDFVHQQLAGAIWLVRIGWMINFAAVPLVLLAAFKRNWVQRFAEMLINLLDKIHVVRNKEAAISKVTEVLDTYHTALLDLMHSPGQILLQFACSTIGLLALFGTPIFVYYAFGQSGTPWYQVLTISCLLFVSASYTPLPGASGAQEGGFLLYFRDIFKDGTIGLALLIWRFFTFYLYLVVGVFTILLEKLILRREAKKRAAPKA, from the coding sequence ATGAGTTCAGGACTCAAGAAATTGCTGAGTTTTCTGTTTATCGCTCTCTCCATCACCGCTGTTTTTTTCATCGCGTTCAGCAATCAGGATCTTACCAACGCCTTTGACGCGATCAAACAAATGAATATTGTCTGGCTGCTGTGCATTTTTGCCTGCTGGCTGGTATATACCGTATGCGACGGTATGAACTACTGGTTCTACCTGCGGGGGCAGGGATTCAAAATCAGTATCGGCCGGGCTGTTAACGTTGCCCTGATCGGTTTCTATTATTGCAACATTACTCCCAGCTCGGCCGGCGGACAGCCGATGCAGGTCAATTCCATGCGGAAAGCCGGAATACCCGTCGGTTACGGTACCATGGCAGTGACCATCCGCTTTATCACAAACCAGACCATGACGTCTGTGATTGCCCTTGTACTGTATTTCCTGAACCGTGACTTTGTTCACCAGCAGCTTGCGGGAGCCATCTGGCTGGTCCGGATCGGATGGATGATCAATTTTGCCGCGGTTCCGCTGGTGCTGCTGGCTGCTTTCAAGAGAAACTGGGTTCAGCGGTTTGCTGAAATGCTGATCAATCTGCTGGACAAGATCCATGTTGTCCGGAACAAGGAAGCCGCTATATCCAAGGTTACGGAAGTGCTGGATACCTATCATACGGCCCTGCTGGACCTGATGCATTCCCCCGGGCAGATCCTGCTTCAGTTTGCCTGCTCCACCATTGGGCTGCTGGCACTTTTCGGAACACCCATATTTGTGTACTACGCTTTCGGACAGTCCGGTACACCATGGTACCAGGTGCTGACCATCAGCTGCCTGCTGTTTGTCAGCGCCAGCTATACACCCCTTCCGGGGGCGAGCGGAGCCCAGGAAGGCGGATTCCTGCTTTATTTCCGGGATATCTTCAAGGACGGTACCATCGGACTTGCCCTGCTGATCTGGCGGTTCTTCACCTTCTACCTGTACCTGGTCGTCGGCGTTTTCACCATCCTGTTGGAGAAGCTTATCCTGAGGCGGGAAGCCAAAAAGAGGGCAGCTCCAAAAGCATAA